Genomic window (Halococcus agarilyticus):
GCTGGAGCGAGCCGTCGAGGTCACGGCGACCGACACGGCGAAAGCGTTCGACCTTTACCCGAAGAAGGGCTCGATCAGAACAGGGACCGACGCCGACCTGACGATCGTCGACCTCGACGAGACGAAGACGGTGACGCCGGAGCTGCTCCAGAGCGCGGCGGATTACTCGCCGTACGAGGGTCGCGAGGTGACCGGCTGGCCGACCCACACGGTCGTCCGCGGCGAGGTCGCCTACGAGAACGGCGAGGTCGTCGGCGAACAGGGTCGGGGAACACACATCGACCGACCGATCGCGGCGGACTGATCACCGATCGGTGACGCCGATTCACAGTATCAGTCCGTTTCCCATCGAACAGCGCAACTCATCGACACGACACATGGATGCGAACACGAACGACACCGACGACATGACGGGAACAGGTTCGGACACCGACACGGACGCTACGGGTTCCGGAGACACCACGGACGGCACGCTCGCCGACGGACAGGGCCCGCTCGACGGGCTCGTGGTCGTCGAGGCGGGGTCGATGATCGCCGCCGGCCAGGTCGGGCGGCTGCTCGCCGACTTCGGCGCGACGGTCATCAAGATCGAACGCCCCGGGGCGGGCGACCACCTGCGTCGCTTCGGCCCACAGAAAGAGGGCACCGGCCTCTGGTGGAAGTACCTCGGGCGCAACAAACACTCCGTGACGCTCGACCTCTCGGCGGACGCGGGACGGGCCGTCTTCGAGGACCTCGTCGGCGAGGCTGACGTCCTCGTCGAGAACTTTCGGCCGGGGACGCTCGAAAAGTGGGGGCTCGCGCCGGATGGGTTGCTGGAGCGAAACCCCGATCTCGTGGCGCTGCGCATCTCGGGGTTCGGCCAGACCGGCCCGTACGCCGAGCGGCCCGGGTTCGGCACGCTCGCCGAGTCGATGAGCGGGTTCGCCTACCTCAACGGGTTCCCCGACCGACCGCCGTTGTTGCCCCCTACTGGGCTCGCCGACGGCGTCGCGGCGATGTTCTCGACGTTCTCGATCATGTTCGCGCTGTGGCACCGCGAGATGCACGACGGCGGCGGTCAGGTGATCGACACCAGCCTGATCGAACCCATCTTCTCGCTGCTCGGCCCACAGCCCCTGCGATACCAGCAGCGCGACGAGATCGAGGCGCGCTCGGGCAACCGCTCGACCTCCTCCGCGCCGCGGAACGTCTATCGGACTCGTGACGAGCGGTACGTCGCCATCTCGGCGTCGACCCAGCCGACCGCGATGCGGATCTTCGACGCGATCGGGCGGCCCGACCTCAAGGACGACCCCCGGTTCGAGACGAACGAACGCCGGCTCGCGAACGTCGACGAACTCGACGCGGTCATTCAGGACTGGATGGCCGAGCACAGCCGCGAGGAGGTGCTCGCGACCTTCGACGAGACCGGTGCGACCGTCGCACCCGTGTTCAACGTCGCGGACATCGCCGACGACGAGCACTACCGCGCGCGAGAGGCGCTCGTCGAGGTCGACGACGCGGAACTCGGCACAGGATTAGTCCAGAACGCGGTGCCGAAGTTCGGCGAGACGCCGGGCACCGTCGACCACCTCGGCCCCGAACTCGGGGCGCACAACGACGCCGTGTACGGCGAACTCCTCGATTACGACGCGTCGCTCCGCGAGAAGCTCGCCGAGGAGGGGGTGATCTGATGGATCGCGGGCCGCTCTCGGTGCCCAACGAGGTGTCGGTGGTCGAGATGCTCCCCCGCGACGGGTTCCAGCGGCTCGACGAGTTCGTCCCCACCGATCGGAAAGTCGAGATCGTCGATCGGCTGAGTTCGACTGGTGTCGACGAAATCGAGGTCACGTCGTTCACCCATCCGAAGGCGGTGCCGACGCTACGGGACGCCGACGAGGTGGCTGCACGGATCGACCGCCGCGAGGACGTGACCTACCGCGCGCTCGTGCCAAACACGGTGGGGATGGAGCGCGCGGTCGACGCCGGGATGGACAAGGTGAACGCCCTGGTGACGGTGAGCGAGAGCTACAGCCGGAAGAACCAGAACATGACCGTCGAGGAGAGCCTCGCCGGGGTCGAGTCGATCGTCGAGATCGCCCACGACGCCGACATTGAGGTCGAGGCCGGGATCGGGACGAGCTTCTACTGCCCTTACGAGGGCCGGATTCCAATGGAGCGCACCCTCGCGGTCGTCGAGCGGGTCGTCGAGGCCGGCGTCGACGAGGTGACGCTCGCGACGACGATGGGGCTCGCGGACCCCGCCCAGATCGCCGCGACGTTCAGGGCGGTGTTCGAGCGCTGGCCCGATCTCGACTGCGGGCTCCACCTCCACGACACCAACGGGATGAGCCTCGCGAACACGCTCGTCGCGATGCAGTGCGGCGTCGACCGCTTCGACGCGTCGGTCTGCGGCCTCGGCGGCGGCGTCGTGCTCCCCGAGGGAATGGCGGGGGTCGGCAACACGCCGACCGAGGACCTCCTTCACATGCTCACCAGAATGGACGTCGACGTGGCTGCCGATTTCGAGGACGTGGCCGAGGCGGCCGGAACCGTCGCCGAACAGCTCGATCTCGGCGCGACGAGCCACGTCCTGATGGGTGGGACGGAGGAACAGGTGTTGGCGACCGTCGCCGACGACCGACCGCAGGACTGACAACCGCGCGTGACCAACCACGAAACGAGACCGACGCAGCACGATACACTATCATGACCGGCAAGACAATCGCCGAGAAGATCCTCTCGGAGAAGGCCGACACGGACGTTCGAGCGGGCGAGTACGTCGAGGCGGAGATCGACGTGGCGATGGCCCACGACATCACCGGGCCGCTCGCGTTCGAGACGTTCGACGACGTCACTCCCGACGACGCCGAGCTGTTCGCACCAGAGCGGACGGTGTTCACCATCGACCATCACGCCCCCGCCGACGGCGTCGAGGCGGCGAACAACCACAACGCAGTCCGGGAGTTCGCCGCCGAGCACGGCGCACACCAGTTCGACGTCGGCGACGGCATCTGTCACGCCGTCCTCGTCGAGGAGGGGTTCGTCCGTCCCGGCGATCTCGTCATCGGAGCTGACTCCCACTCGACGACCTACGGCGGAGTCGGCGCGTTCGGCACCGGCGTGGGGTCGACCGATCTCGGCACCGCGCTCGCGACGGGCGACCTCTGGTTTCGCGTTCCGGAGACGAAGCGCTTCGAGGTGCACGGTGATCTTCCAACTGGTGTCTACGCCAAAGACCTCATCCTGAAGTTCATCGGCGACGTCGGCTTCGACGGCTGCACGTACCAGGCCGCCGAGTACGGCGGCGGCGCGATCGAGTCGCTCCCGATCCACGAGCGGCTGGTCCTCACGAACATGGCGATCGAGATGGGCGGCAAGACCGGGTTCGTCGAACCCGACGAGCGGACCGCCGCGTACCTCGAACGCCAGGCGGATATCGAATACGATCCCGACGGAACAACGTCGCCCGACGAGGATGCGGCGTACGAGTCCGTCCACACCTACCGGGCGACCGACCTCGCACCCCAGGTGTCGAAACCTGCGAACCCCGAGAACGCGGTCGACGTCGGCGCAGTCGAGGGAACGACAGTAGATCAACTGTTCGTCGGGACCTGCACGAACGGGCGCTACGAGGACATCAAGCTGGTCGCCGACGTTCTGGAGGGGGAGGAACTCGCGCCGAACGTCCGAATGGTGGTCGTCCCCGCCTCGGGCTCGGTGTACCGACGGATGCTGGAGACGGGTGTCTTCGAGACGCTCGTCGACGCCGGCGCGATCGTCCAGAACGCCGGCTGTGGGCCGTGTGCGGGCTACCACCAGGGCGTCCTCGGCGACGGCGACGTCTGCCTTGCAACCGCGAACCGGAACTTCCCCGGCCGCGAGGGATCGATGGATAGCGACGTCTACCTCGCGTCGCCAGCCACCGTCGGCGTCTCGGCGCTGTACGGCGAGATCACCGACCCCCGCCGTGGCGATCCCCAGCGATACGACGACGTGATTCTGGCCGAGGAGGCATCCTCATGACGACCGACCGCGATCGGGGCCGAGCGTGGACGTTCGGCGACGACATCGACACCGATCAGATCACGCCCTCGCGGTTCATCGTCTCCAGTGATCCGGACGAACTCGCCGAGCACGCGTTCGAGGACCTCCGCCCGGCGTTCGCGGCGGAGGTCTCGGCGGGCGATTACGTCGTCGCGGGCCACAACTTCGGCTCCGGTTCGTCGCGCGAACACGCCCCGCTCTCGCTCGTCGGCGCGGGCGTCGCGGGGATCGTCGCGCAGTCGTTCGCACGGATCTTCTTCCGGAACGCGCTCAACCTCGGGCTCCCGGTCGTGATCTGCCCGGCCGCCGACCGGATCGACGACGGCGACGACGTCAGCATCGACCTCGACGAGGGCTCCGTTCGCAACCACACGACCGACGAAACCTACGACGCCGAGTCGCTCCCCGAGTTCCTCCAGTCCCTGGTCGACGAGGGTGGGCTGAAACCGTACACGAAGACGAAACTCGGCACGGAGTAGTGCGTCGCAAAGCAACGAACGATCGTCCGTTCGTAGCCGCGAGATTACAACTAACTGCACGAATTGATTCAGTGCGATCGGTGATGACGTTTCACGCTCGTCCAGGTGCGTCGGCGGTCGATGCGTCGGTTGCTGCCGGTGACGTCGGTTGCTACGGATCGCTTGGCTCGTCCATCTCGGTCTCGGACAGCCGGATGCCCTTGCCGGCGAGGTGGCGGAGCTGCTGGCGGACGAAGTCCTCCTCGCGCGTGCCCCGGGTCGCGAGGACGTACATCCGGGAGTTGCCCGCCGGGCGCATCGTCCGGCCGGCGCGCTGGGACGCCTGACGGCGCGACCCACCCAGTCCGGAGGCCACGATGGCGACCTCGGCGTTCGGCAGGTCGATCCCCTCGTCGCCGACCCGCGAGACGATCAGGCGAGTCCGTTCGCCACGCCGGAACTCGTCGAACAGCCGCTCGCGCTCGGCGTGGCGGGTTTCGCCACTGATGAACGGCACGTCGAGCGCTTCGGCGTACTCACTTCCCTGATCGAGCCAGTCGACGAACACGAGTGCCTTCGCGTCGGGATGGTCGTCGAGCAAGGAGCGGACGGCGTCGAGCTTTGCTGAGTTCGTCCCGGCGACCTGCCGACGTTCGTGACCTTCGGCGCTCGCGTACGCCTCGCGGTCGATCTCGCTCCCCCACGGTACGTACCGGAGTTCGACCTCGGGCTCGGCGACGAACCCCGCCTCGAACAGCTTCGCCCAGTCGGTCCCGATCGGCGGACCGATGAGGGTGAATATTTCTGATTCTTTGTCGTCCTCTCGGACGGGTGTTGCCGACAATCCGAGTCGTCGCTTGGCCTGGAGATCCGCGCTCCGGCGGAAGATCCGGCTAGGAATGTGATGAACTTCGTCGTAGACGATCAGTCCCCACCGGCGCTCGTCGAAGAGTTTGCGATGGCGATCCATCCCGGCCGTTCGGTAGGTGGCGATCGTCACCGGACGGATCGACTTCTCGCCGCCGTGGTACTCGCCGACCTGGTCCGGGTCGAGATCGGTGTGGGTGAGCAGTTGGTCGCGCCACTGGCCCGCGAGTTCGCGGCTCGGTGCGAGCACGAGAGTCTCGCCGCCGACGTCAGCGAGTGCGGCGATCGCGGCGATCGTCTTTCCGCTGCCCGGTGGCCCGACCAGCACGCCCGCACCCGAGTCGAGGAACTGCTCGACCCACTCGCGCTGATACTCTCGAAGATCGAGTCCGAGATCGACGTCGAGTGCCGCACCGCGTTCGAGATCGCGCTGGTCCTGGACCGGGTAGCCCGCGTCGTAGAGCGTCCGCTTGATCTCGCTCTCGCTTCCTTCGACCACCCAGCTCTCGGTGTCGGTGATCGGCGCGTGGAGGTGATCGTCGTCGAGATGCTGACGGGCGACGTTGCCCATCAGCGACGGGTTTGCGGCTTCGAGCACGGTGTACCCGTCGGGATGGGTTGTCAGCGCGAACTGTCGGGCGCGATCCCACTGGCTCGTGATCCACTCCTCCAAGTCGGGCGCGCGCTCCGGAAGCACGTCGCGGATCGTGCCGATGAACTCGTCGAGATGGTCCTGTGGCGACCACCAGACGTCCTCCTCGCGGATCTCGTAGATGTACGCCCCCTCACCCGACGAGTCGACGAGGTGGGCGAACTGGGTGAGCTGGGCGCGGGTGAACTGCTCCGGATGTTCGACCACGATCTCCCGACGCTCCGGGAAGACGACGACGTGCTCGCGGTCGACGAACGCGGCGAACTCGGCCGGATACCAGATCACGGGGTCGCCCTCCACGTCAGCACGCTCGATCCCGCCGGTTGCGGCCAGTTCGTCGAGCGCGTCGCTCGCCTCGGCGTGCGACCAGTCGCGTTCGCGGGCGATCTGCCCCGCCGTCGCGACGGGTCGACCGAGGTCTTCGAGCGCCGCCCGGAACTCCGCCGCCGTCATCGCCGGATCAGGATGGTCCTCCGTCGGTTCGGCGTCGATGTCCCGTATCGCCGGTTCGGTCTCCCCCTCGTTCTCTTCTGGCGAGCCGTCGTTCGCGTCGGTCACTGCTCGGAGGGAGGGCCACTGCGGACAAACGGTTTGCGTCTCGATCGCGCTCGTGATCGGCCATCGGTCGCCGGAACGGTCTCAGTCGTTCGCGCTGGAGGCGGCTGCATCCGGCGACGACCGGCTGCCGACCCACACACCCTTGGAGAAGTCGATGGCGTCGTTGTACTTCGCCGCGAGCGCCGTCACCGCGAGATCGCCGGTCACGTTGTTCGTCGTGGCGATCCGACCGAGGATCGGGTCGACGGCGGCGACGAAGCCCACGACGGTCAGGGGGAGCCCGAGCGCATTGAGGATGATCGTGAGCATGATGAGCCCGGCACCGGGGACGCCCGCGGTGCCGATACTGACGAGCACGACCGTCGCGAGCACCGTCACCTGCTCGCCGATCCCGAGCGAAACGCCGACGACGTTGGCCGCGAAGACTGCCGTGACGGCCTGGCGGATCGCCGCGCCGTCCATGTTGATCGTCGCGCCCAGCGGGAGGGAGAACCCGTACACCGACTCGTCGACCGCGAGATTGTCGCGGGCGTCGGCAATCGTCACCGGGAGCGTGCCGCTCGACGACCGGATCGAGAACGCGGTCACCATCGCGTCCTTCGCGCCCGAGAGGAAGGCGATCGGCGACTGGCCGAGCAGCCCCGCGGTGATGAGTCCGAGGTAGGTCACGCCGATGTGGATCGCGATCCCGAGCGCGACCACGCCGACCAGCGACGCGAGCGAGACGATCCCCGCGATCCCGTTGGTCGCAAGCGACGCCGCCGTCAGCGCGAACACGCCGAGGACGCCGTACTCCATCACGCCCCAGACGATCGCGAACAGCGCCTCCGTGCCGGCGTCGACGAACTCGAAGAACGTCTCGCTCCCCGCCCGCACCCGCTCGTCGTCGGTCCGATCCCGGACCCACGCGAGGCCGAGCCCGAACACCACGACGAAGAAGATGATCGAGAGGAGATCGCCCTCCGCCATCGCCCCGATCGGGTTGTCTGGCACGATCCCGAGCACGACCTCGGCGATCGAGGGTGCGCTCGCCGACTCGGCCTCGCCGGGGACGAACTCCTGGCCGGCTCCCGGCTGGAGCAGGTTCGCGACCGCGAGGCCGATGGTCGCCGCGATCGCGGTCGTCACCACGTACAGTCCGACGACCGTGCCACCGACGCGACCGAGCCGCGCGGGCGAGAGGCGCTCCATGCCGGCGAGCAGCGTGAACACGACCAGCGGGACGACGAGCATGTTGAGCAGCGAGAGGAAGAGATCCCCGAGCGGCTGGAGCCGGGTCGCCGGTTCGCCGACGACCAGCCCGACGATCGCGCCGAGAACGAACCCGGCGGCGATGCGGTAGACGATGGGGACCGAGCGGTACGCGCTTGCTGCACGACGGACGGGTGCCGAATTCACTATACCCGTGTTTGGCGAGCCGGACACCAACCGCTGTCGGTCACGTCGGAATCCGCCGCCATCTCTGACGCAGCGGCCCGAGCTGTCGAATCGTTCCCGGTGGTCGCACCGCACCCTCTCGAACGGCGGATTATAAGTATCCCCGCCACAACGGAGGGGACGAAGACACGTGATGGGG
Coding sequences:
- a CDS encoding CaiB/BaiF CoA transferase family protein; translation: MDANTNDTDDMTGTGSDTDTDATGSGDTTDGTLADGQGPLDGLVVVEAGSMIAAGQVGRLLADFGATVIKIERPGAGDHLRRFGPQKEGTGLWWKYLGRNKHSVTLDLSADAGRAVFEDLVGEADVLVENFRPGTLEKWGLAPDGLLERNPDLVALRISGFGQTGPYAERPGFGTLAESMSGFAYLNGFPDRPPLLPPTGLADGVAAMFSTFSIMFALWHREMHDGGGQVIDTSLIEPIFSLLGPQPLRYQQRDEIEARSGNRSTSSAPRNVYRTRDERYVAISASTQPTAMRIFDAIGRPDLKDDPRFETNERRLANVDELDAVIQDWMAEHSREEVLATFDETGATVAPVFNVADIADDEHYRAREALVEVDDAELGTGLVQNAVPKFGETPGTVDHLGPELGAHNDAVYGELLDYDASLREKLAEEGVI
- a CDS encoding hydroxymethylglutaryl-CoA lyase, with protein sequence MDRGPLSVPNEVSVVEMLPRDGFQRLDEFVPTDRKVEIVDRLSSTGVDEIEVTSFTHPKAVPTLRDADEVAARIDRREDVTYRALVPNTVGMERAVDAGMDKVNALVTVSESYSRKNQNMTVEESLAGVESIVEIAHDADIEVEAGIGTSFYCPYEGRIPMERTLAVVERVVEAGVDEVTLATTMGLADPAQIAATFRAVFERWPDLDCGLHLHDTNGMSLANTLVAMQCGVDRFDASVCGLGGGVVLPEGMAGVGNTPTEDLLHMLTRMDVDVAADFEDVAEAAGTVAEQLDLGATSHVLMGGTEEQVLATVADDRPQD
- a CDS encoding 3-isopropylmalate dehydratase large subunit, which encodes MTGKTIAEKILSEKADTDVRAGEYVEAEIDVAMAHDITGPLAFETFDDVTPDDAELFAPERTVFTIDHHAPADGVEAANNHNAVREFAAEHGAHQFDVGDGICHAVLVEEGFVRPGDLVIGADSHSTTYGGVGAFGTGVGSTDLGTALATGDLWFRVPETKRFEVHGDLPTGVYAKDLILKFIGDVGFDGCTYQAAEYGGGAIESLPIHERLVLTNMAIEMGGKTGFVEPDERTAAYLERQADIEYDPDGTTSPDEDAAYESVHTYRATDLAPQVSKPANPENAVDVGAVEGTTVDQLFVGTCTNGRYEDIKLVADVLEGEELAPNVRMVVVPASGSVYRRMLETGVFETLVDAGAIVQNAGCGPCAGYHQGVLGDGDVCLATANRNFPGREGSMDSDVYLASPATVGVSALYGEITDPRRGDPQRYDDVILAEEASS
- a CDS encoding 3-isopropylmalate dehydratase small subunit gives rise to the protein MTTDRDRGRAWTFGDDIDTDQITPSRFIVSSDPDELAEHAFEDLRPAFAAEVSAGDYVVAGHNFGSGSSREHAPLSLVGAGVAGIVAQSFARIFFRNALNLGLPVVICPAADRIDDGDDVSIDLDEGSVRNHTTDETYDAESLPEFLQSLVDEGGLKPYTKTKLGTE
- a CDS encoding DEAD/DEAH box helicase family protein — protein: MTDANDGSPEENEGETEPAIRDIDAEPTEDHPDPAMTAAEFRAALEDLGRPVATAGQIARERDWSHAEASDALDELAATGGIERADVEGDPVIWYPAEFAAFVDREHVVVFPERREIVVEHPEQFTRAQLTQFAHLVDSSGEGAYIYEIREEDVWWSPQDHLDEFIGTIRDVLPERAPDLEEWITSQWDRARQFALTTHPDGYTVLEAANPSLMGNVARQHLDDDHLHAPITDTESWVVEGSESEIKRTLYDAGYPVQDQRDLERGAALDVDLGLDLREYQREWVEQFLDSGAGVLVGPPGSGKTIAAIAALADVGGETLVLAPSRELAGQWRDQLLTHTDLDPDQVGEYHGGEKSIRPVTIATYRTAGMDRHRKLFDERRWGLIVYDEVHHIPSRIFRRSADLQAKRRLGLSATPVREDDKESEIFTLIGPPIGTDWAKLFEAGFVAEPEVELRYVPWGSEIDREAYASAEGHERRQVAGTNSAKLDAVRSLLDDHPDAKALVFVDWLDQGSEYAEALDVPFISGETRHAERERLFDEFRRGERTRLIVSRVGDEGIDLPNAEVAIVASGLGGSRRQASQRAGRTMRPAGNSRMYVLATRGTREEDFVRQQLRHLAGKGIRLSETEMDEPSDP
- a CDS encoding dicarboxylate/amino acid:cation symporter, yielding MNSAPVRRAASAYRSVPIVYRIAAGFVLGAIVGLVVGEPATRLQPLGDLFLSLLNMLVVPLVVFTLLAGMERLSPARLGRVGGTVVGLYVVTTAIAATIGLAVANLLQPGAGQEFVPGEAESASAPSIAEVVLGIVPDNPIGAMAEGDLLSIIFFVVVFGLGLAWVRDRTDDERVRAGSETFFEFVDAGTEALFAIVWGVMEYGVLGVFALTAASLATNGIAGIVSLASLVGVVALGIAIHIGVTYLGLITAGLLGQSPIAFLSGAKDAMVTAFSIRSSSGTLPVTIADARDNLAVDESVYGFSLPLGATINMDGAAIRQAVTAVFAANVVGVSLGIGEQVTVLATVVLVSIGTAGVPGAGLIMLTIILNALGLPLTVVGFVAAVDPILGRIATTNNVTGDLAVTALAAKYNDAIDFSKGVWVGSRSSPDAAASSAND